In a genomic window of Glycine max cultivar Williams 82 chromosome 13, Glycine_max_v4.0, whole genome shotgun sequence:
- the LOC100799419 gene encoding protein GRAVITROPIC IN THE LIGHT 1 gives MESVKPSAVTPRKKLARSFAKVLHVKALIGIASVDGLKNVISDANLKDEGKIAKSKTTLNWSESFNEDDDEELQERVANEALLAKLFASISTVKAAYAELQHAQSPFDPDGIEAADQLLVSELKNLSELKQCYLKKQFDPLPEKEILAAESKELQGVIKTYEIMGRKLESQVRLKDSEIIFLREKLEEANMHNKAIEKRLNQSGQLSVLDNLHITGLSPSHFIMVLRHAVRSIRNFVRLVVDEMRSAGWDIDAAVDAIEQNVVYMAEDHKCFAMEAFVCREMFDAFHIPNFSLSSESPLEKNRRQQWFFGKFNELKSMKAKDYLAERPRSSFAKYCRVKYLGLVHPKMESSFFGNLSQRNLVNTGGGFPDTAFFTSFAEMAKRVWLLHCLAFSYEPEASIFQVEKGCRFSDVYMESVNDEIFLYSEVESDPQVAFTVVPGFRIGKTVLQCQVYLTSQHKQQSKVKFFFTSTKQR, from the coding sequence ATGGAATCAGTGAAGCCGTCGGCCGTGACCCCGCGAAAGAAGTTGGCGCGCAGTTTTGCGAAGGTTCTTCATGTCAAAGCACTTATTGGAATTGCTTCAGTTGATGGTCTGAAGAATGTTATATCTGATGCAAATCTCAAGGACGAAGGAAAAATCGCTAAGAGCAAGACTACACTGAATTGGTCCGAGTCTTttaatgaagatgatgatgaagagcTTCAAGAGAGAGTGGCCAATGAAGCTCTTTTGGCAAAGCTTTTTGCTAGCATTTCAACTGTTAAAGCTGCATATGCTGAGTTGCAGCATGCTCAGTCACCTTTTGACCCTGATGGAATTGAAGCTGCTGATCAATTGCTAGTGTCTGAGTTGAAGAACTTGTCTGAGCTAAAGCAATGTTACTTGAAGAAACAGTTTGATCCTTTGCCCGAGAAGGAGATTCTTGCAGCCGAATCCAAGGAGCTGCAGGGTGTGATCAAAACCTATGAGATCATGGGGAGGAAGTTGGAGTCACAGGTGAGGCTCAAGGATTCTGAGATTATTTTCCTTAGGGAGAAGTTAGAGGAAGCTAATATGCACAACAAGGCAATTGAGAAGAGATTGAATCAAAGTGGCCAGCTATCAGTGCTTGATAATCTTCACATAACTGGATTAAGTCCTAGCCATTTCATCATGGTCCTTCGCCATGCAGTCCGGTCCATTCGCAACTTTGTGAGGCTGGTTGTGGATGAGATGAGATCTGCAGGTTGGGACATTGATGCTGCAGTCGACGCCATCGAACAGAATGTGGTTTATATGGCAGAAGATCACAAGTGTTTCGCAATGGAGGCCTTTGTTTGCAGGGAAATGTTTGATGCATTCCACATCCCTAACTTCTCCCTTTCAAGTGAGTCTCCTCTAGAAAAAAACAGGAGACAACAGTGGTTCTTTGGGAAGTTCAATGAGCTGAAATCAATGAAGGCAAAGGACTACCTAGCCGAGAGGCCACGATCATCGTTCGCCAAGTATTGCCGGGTCAAGTATTTGGGACTTGTTCATCCCAAGATGGAGTCATCGTTTTTTGGTAACCTGAGTCAGAGGAACCTTGTGAATACTGGTGGAGGGTTTCCAGACACTGCATTCTTCACCTCATTCGCCGAAATGGCGAAGAGGGTGTGGCTTCTGCACTGCTTGGCCTTCTCCTATGAGCCTGAGGCTTCAATCTTCCAAGTGGAGAAAGGGTGCAGATTCTCTGATGTGTACATGGAAAGTGTGAATGATGAAATCTTCCTCTATTCGGAAGTGGAATCAGATCCACAAGTTGCTTTCACAGTAGTTCCAGGGTTTAGGATTGGTAAAACTGTTTTACAATGCCAAGTGTACCTCACATCACAGCACAAACAACAAAGcaaggttaaattttttttcacttcaacAAAGCAAAGGTGA